From the Erythrolamprus reginae isolate rEryReg1 chromosome Z, rEryReg1.hap1, whole genome shotgun sequence genome, one window contains:
- the LOC139153753 gene encoding retinol dehydrogenase 8-like, which yields MSPKIVLITGCSSGIGLALATKLAKDKQRRFKVIATMRNIIKKEKLEAAIGPALNQTLEIRQLDVCDEKSIHNCINSIPQRHIDILINNAGLGSIGPIECQSIEEMKAIMETNFFGVVRMIKEVLPDMKKRRNGHIVVISSVLGLQGIIFNDIYAASKFAIEGFCESLIIQALRFNIFVSLIEPGPVVTEFEMKIYEDAEKADYSQTDPETAEIFSQIYLKNSRAIFSSLSQTPEDVAEHVLKVICMAKPPFRHQTNAMYTPMMALKQADPTGALMTDSFYKLVFRYDNLLRFSLRAIQILRWQARKVKQGVRLLGFR from the exons TGATTGCCACAATGAGGAACATTATCAAAAAGGAAAAGCTGGAAGCAGCCATAGGGCCAGCACTCAACCAGACTCTAGAGATCAGACAGCTGGATGTGTGTGATGAGAAATCCATCCACAACTGCATTAACAGCATTCCTCAGAGACATATTGACATCCTCA TCAACAATGCTGGGCTAGGCTCCATTGGTCCTATTGAGTGTCAATCAATTGAAGAGATGAAGGCTATAATGGAAACCAATTTCTTTGGTGTAGTAAGGATGATTAAAGAGGTGTTGCCAGACATGAAGAAAAGGAGGAATGGGCACATTGTGGTTATCAGTAGTGTCCTGGGTTTGCAAG GCATCATTTTCAACGACATCTACGCTGCGTCCAAATTTGCCATTGAAGGCTTCTGCGAGAGCCTTATTATCCAAGCACTCAGATTTAATATCTT TGTCAGCTTGATAGAGCCTGGTCCAGTGGTGACTGAGTTTGAGATGAAAATCTATGAAGATGCAGAGAAAGCTGATTATTCCCAGACAGATCCCGAGACTGCTGAGATATTTTCTCAGATATACCTGAAAAATTCCAGAGCTATCTTCTCCAGCCTGAGTCAAACACCTGAAGATGTAGCAGAG CATGTCCTAAAGGTCATTTGTATGGCCAAGCCGCCCTTCCGTCACCAGACCAATGCCATGTATACCCCTATGATGGCTCTCAAGCAAGCTGATCCCACTGGGGCCCTGATGACTGATTCGTTCTATAAATTGGTCTTCAGATATGACAACCTTTTGCGCTTTAGCCTAAGGGCCATCCAGATCCTCCGTTGGCAAGCACGCAAAGTGAAACAAGGTGTCCGATTGCTGGGCTTTAGATAA